TCCGTAGAAGCGCTGGGGCTGAGCAATGGTAGGTACAAAATAGCTGCCGCTCTGCTGGTATACTTGTCCGATGTGCTGCATGCGCAGGCTATTCACGCGCTGGATGTACTGGCTCGCCAGGTGCGATTTACGCTCCTCCTTACGCTGGGCGAGTGCTACGTAAAGTGGCTTACTGCCCACGATGCGGCCATTCATCTCGGTGACCGCCTTTGTGGCTTCGTCCGGTGCCGAGAAGCACACAAAACCGAAGCCCTTCGAGCGACCCTCATCCAGCATAACCTTGGCCGATGTGATCGTACCGTACGGGGCGAATTCCTTGCGCAGTCGCTCATCGTCAATCGTGTCGTCCAGGTTCTTGACGTACAGGTTCACACCATGGTAGCGTGTTAAACGCTCCATCTTAAGCTGCTCGAACCGGCGCTTCAGCTCCATCTGGCGTTCGTTCTTTTTCTGGGCACGACCGACATACAACATCTTTCCGTCGGCCAGTTCCTTGTTGTTCAGCTCCTGGACCGCCCTTTCGGCCGCTTCCGGGCTCTCGAAAGCGACAAAGCCGAATCCACGGCTCTTGCCTTCCTTCGTCATCACGCGGTGGCTCGTGATCGGGCCATACTTCTCGAACATATCACGCAGTGCCTCCTCGGTTAGATCTTCACCGAAGTTCTTGACGTACACGTTCGTGAACAGCTTCGCCTTCTCGCCCAGCTCCTTCTCGCGCTCCTTGCGCGAGATGAAACGGCCGACGTATACCTTCTTCTCGTTGAGCAACTTGCCATTTACCTTATCGATGGACTTGTTAGCCGATTCCTCTGTTTCAAAGTGAACGAAACCGTAACCCTTGCTCTGGCCTTTCTCGTCTTGCGCTACCTTGCAGCTTAGGATATTGCCAAATGCCGAGAACGTATCGTACATAGCCTTGTTGTCGATTTTTTTATCCAGATTCTTGATGAACACATTACCAACGCCAGATTTACGCAGCGAAGGATCACGCTGCGACCACATAATTCGGATGGGGCGTCCCTTGATCGGATCGAAGTTCATTGTATCCAGCGCACGTTCAGCTGATGTATTGAAGTAGAAAGAATTATTATAAAGCGGTTTTGACGAATGAATAAGATAAATAGTTGCAGTAATACCATTCGACAAAACtataaaattatcatttcaaaTTAACTCATAGAGTGATCTAGACGAATATTCTTGTTTAACAATATACTAGAATTAACTTTAAACCCGGacatttgcttttcattcttataaaaatgcataaaaagcACTAACATATTTGTAgcctaattaaattaaaaaggtTTCCCAACGACATTAGCAGCACCGCATCCTAGCGATAGCTCTATTTGCAATACGAACAAATCAATTCTGGTAAATAATCATGGGAAAGGAAGCTGTCCCGGCAAT
This region of Anopheles marshallii chromosome 2, idAnoMarsDA_429_01, whole genome shotgun sequence genomic DNA includes:
- the LOC128709569 gene encoding polyadenylate-binding protein 4-like yields the protein MNPGAPNYQMASLYVGDLHSDITEATLFEKFSSAGPVLSIRVCRDLITRRSLGYAYVNFQQPADAERALDTMNFDPIKGRPIRIMWSQRDPSLRKSGVGNVFIKNLDKKIDNKAMYDTFSAFGNILSCKVAQDEKGQSKGYGFVHFETEESANKSIDKVNGKLLNEKKVYVGRFISRKEREKELGEKAKLFTNVYVKNFGEDLTEEALRDMFEKYGPITSHRVMTKEGKSRGFGFVAFESPEAAERAVQELNNKELADGKMLYVGRAQKKNERQMELKRRFEQLKMERLTRYHGVNLYVKNLDDTIDDERLRKEFAPYGTITSAKVMLDEGRSKGFGFVCFSAPDEATKAVTEMNGRIVGSKPLYVALAQRKEERKSHLASQYIQRVNSLRMQHIGQVYQQSGSYFVPTIAQPQRFYGPQVAPVRTAPRWSASAQIRPNAGNQNVAANAPTGGYPAIAAAHVANNQYRQAGNVRGANQQAPNAQSAQASSAAMRNAARPITGQQTAANMQTRPVAPQLAAGQTRAPNYKFTQSMRNPQVPQPVPIPAQPVAQQAVIVKGQEPLTATMLAAAQPAEQKQMLGERLFPLIEQMYPTLAGKITGMLLEIDNSELLHMLEHKESLTAKTEEAVAVLQAHHKTSAQPN